Proteins found in one Ignavibacteriota bacterium genomic segment:
- a CDS encoding redox-sensing transcriptional repressor Rex: MTNKGQILRLLNYKNLLKHLQSLGFKKVFSDNISDTLEISSSLVRKDFGNFGITGNRKGGYDIDSIIVKIDEILGKDEIQKVIIVGVGRVGEALMNYQGFLKEGIQIIAGFDTEPDKIRSDSGVPILHIDKLTDYVMDNKIRICILTVPQMVAKHTVDLLAASGIGGILNFTPIKFQSTSELTINNINIVHELENLIYVVNKQKENQKS; encoded by the coding sequence ATGACAAATAAGGGACAAATTTTAAGATTACTTAACTACAAGAATCTTCTAAAACATTTACAGAGTTTAGGATTTAAGAAAGTATTTTCTGATAATATTTCAGATACACTTGAAATATCATCATCTCTTGTGCGAAAAGATTTTGGAAATTTTGGTATCACCGGTAACCGCAAAGGCGGCTATGATATTGATTCTATAATTGTTAAAATTGACGAAATTCTTGGTAAAGATGAAATTCAGAAAGTCATTATTGTCGGTGTTGGAAGGGTTGGTGAAGCACTTATGAATTATCAGGGATTTCTGAAAGAAGGCATTCAGATAATCGCTGGTTTTGATACTGAGCCTGACAAAATCAGAAGTGATTCCGGAGTTCCTATCTTGCATATAGATAAGCTTACTGATTATGTGATGGATAACAAAATTAGAATTTGCATTTTGACAGTGCCGCAAATGGTCGCAAAGCATACAGTTGACCTGCTTGCAGCTTCAGGAATCGGTGGCATTCTTAATTTTACTCCTATAAAATTCCAGAGTACATCAGAACTCACTATCAATAACATTAATATTGTTCATGAGCTGGAAAATCTGATTTATGTAGTAAATAAGCAGAAAGAAAATCAAAAATCCTAA
- a CDS encoding dihydroorotate dehydrogenase-like protein produces MNIKTKYMGLNLPGPVIVGSSSLTNSIDNMKKAEDAGAGAIVIKSLFEEQILTDSGRDISSRKLHSWYPEAVKGISNYSENQLIDHYLKLIEFGKTSLNIPILASINCISDYEWPQFASSFEEAGANAIELNISVSPADSSSGDEILLNIAKIISAVRDHCTIPVSVKLSPFFTNFNTALKQIDETGIEGLVLFNRLFTPNIDIESISVTGESNLSSTSDMNTSLRWISLLSDSLKADIAGSGGVHDSEGAIKYLLAGARAVQVTSAIMMNGFDYIGIINNGISKWMDEKGYTSIDEFCGLIAKDISSKNQFLKIQYLRFE; encoded by the coding sequence ATGAATATTAAGACTAAATATATGGGCTTGAATTTGCCCGGACCTGTTATTGTAGGAAGTTCCTCGCTAACAAACAGCATAGACAATATGAAAAAAGCTGAAGATGCCGGTGCCGGTGCTATTGTTATAAAATCACTTTTTGAAGAGCAGATACTCACGGATTCGGGAAGGGATATTTCATCCAGAAAACTGCATTCCTGGTATCCTGAAGCTGTTAAAGGCATAAGCAATTATTCCGAAAATCAACTTATTGACCATTATCTTAAGTTGATTGAATTTGGTAAAACAAGTTTAAATATTCCCATATTAGCAAGTATTAACTGTATTTCAGATTATGAATGGCCACAGTTTGCCTCAAGTTTTGAGGAAGCGGGTGCCAATGCTATAGAATTAAATATTTCAGTATCTCCTGCCGACTCATCAAGCGGAGACGAAATTTTGCTGAATATTGCAAAAATTATTTCAGCTGTCAGAGACCATTGCACGATTCCGGTATCGGTTAAATTATCTCCATTCTTCACAAATTTCAATACTGCACTTAAGCAGATTGATGAAACCGGAATTGAAGGTCTTGTGCTATTCAACAGACTCTTTACACCAAATATTGATATTGAATCAATTTCTGTAACAGGCGAGTCCAATTTAAGTTCGACAAGCGATATGAATACTTCACTGAGATGGATTTCTCTACTCTCTGATTCTCTGAAAGCCGATATAGCCGGCTCGGGAGGAGTTCACGATAGTGAGGGTGCTATTAAATACCTGCTTGCTGGTGCAAGAGCGGTTCAGGTAACATCTGCAATTATGATGAATGGTTTTGACTATATCGGCATAATTAACAATGGTATTTCCAAATGGATGGATGAAAAAGGTTACACATCAATTGATGAATTTTGTGGTCTAATTGCAAAGGATATTAGCAGTAAAAATCAATTCCTGAAAATTCAGTACCTTAGATTTGAATAA
- a CDS encoding DUF971 domain-containing protein: MNLVPLKIKRENDGLLAAEWADGFKSVIKIEKLRLECPCADCREKNEQSGKTNKFSMPTFTPGKNELKSLTPVGNYAINPVWGDGHDTGIYPWEFFRVIFENYKLSEDEVQEYLDKLKSKPKLPDLNVRSN, translated from the coding sequence ATGAATTTAGTACCTTTGAAAATAAAGCGTGAGAATGACGGATTACTGGCAGCTGAATGGGCTGACGGCTTCAAATCTGTTATAAAAATAGAAAAACTTCGTTTGGAGTGCCCTTGTGCTGATTGCCGTGAAAAAAACGAACAATCCGGGAAAACAAATAAATTTTCGATGCCTACATTTACTCCTGGAAAGAATGAATTAAAATCTCTGACACCTGTTGGCAATTATGCAATTAATCCTGTTTGGGGCGATGGACACGATACCGGAATATATCCATGGGAGTTTTTCAGAGTAATATTTGAAAATTATAAATTAAGCGAAGATGAAGTTCAGGAATATTTGGATAAATTGAAGTCAAAGCCAAAACTTCCTGATTTGAATGTAAGGAGTAATTAA